The proteins below are encoded in one region of Podarcis raffonei isolate rPodRaf1 chromosome 8, rPodRaf1.pri, whole genome shotgun sequence:
- the CDA gene encoding cytidine deaminase, which produces MAQQHGGTPNPAALGPEQVQLLLATSKEAKRFAYCPYSNYPVGAALLTSDGKIFSGCNIENACYPLGVCAERTAIQKAVSEGHTKFRAIAIICNSQETFAVPCGACRQVLREFGKHWEIFLAKADGTHIQKTLEDLLPFSFGPEDLKMV; this is translated from the exons atGGCGCAACAGCACGGCGGCACTCCAAATCCTGCTGCACTGGGACCCGAACAGGTTCAACTCCTTTTGGCCACAAGCAAAGAAGCCAAGCGGTTTGCCTACTGCCCCTACAGCAACTACCCGGTGGGGGCTGCCCTCCTGACCTCCGATGGGAAGATCTTCTCTG GTTGCAACATTGAAAATGCATGTTACCCGCTGGGCGTGTGTGCTGAGCGTACGGCGATCCAGAAGGCAGTGTCAGAAGGGCATACAAAATTTCGAGCTATAGCTATTATTTG CAACAGCCAAGAAACCTTCGCGGTGCCCTGTGGGGCTTGCAGACAAGTGCTCAGAGAG TTCGGCAAACATTGGGAGATCTTCTTGGCCAAGGCAGATGGGACACACATTCAGAAGACTTTGGAGGACTTGCTGCCTTTCTCCTTTGGACCAGAAGACCTGAAGATGGTCTGA